In the Arachis ipaensis cultivar K30076 chromosome B10, Araip1.1, whole genome shotgun sequence genome, one interval contains:
- the LOC107622474 gene encoding T-complex protein 1 subunit theta yields the protein MAPGFNIQPYGIQSMLKEGHKHLSGLDEAVLKNIDACKQLSTITRTSLGPNGMNKMVINHLDKLFVTNDAATIVNELEVQHPAAKILVLAGKAQQEEIGDGANLTISFAGEILQGAEELIRMGLHPSEIISGYTKAINKTIEILDELVEKGSETMDVRDKEQVISRMRAAVASKQYGQEDTICSLVADACIQVCPKNPANFNVDNVRVAKLLGGGLHNSTVVRGMVLKSDTVGTIKRIEKAKVAVFAGGVDTSATETKGTVLIHTAEQLENYSKTEEAKVEELIKAVAESGAKVVVSGGSVGEMALHFCERYKLMVLKISSKFELRRFCRTTGAVAMLKLGQPNPDDLGYVDSVSVEEIGGVRVTIVKNEEGGNSVATVVLRGSTDSILDDLERAVDDGVNTYKAMCRDSRTVPGAAATEIELAKRVKEFSFKETGLDQYAIAKFAESFEMIPRTLSENAGLNAMEIISSLYAEHASGNTKVGIDLEEGVCKDVSTMGVWDLHVTKFFALKYAADAACTVLRVDQIIMAKPAGGPRREQPAAGMDDD from the exons ATGGCGCCGGGTTTCAACATTCAGCCGTACGGCATTCAGTCGATGCTGAAGGAAGGTCACAAGCACCTTTCCGGCCTCGACGAAGCCGTCCTCAAGAACATCGACGCCTGCAAGCAGCTCTCCACCATCACCCGCACCTCCCTCGGCCCTAACG GTATGAATAAGATGGTTATAAATCATTTGGACAAGCTCTTTGTCACTAACGATGCGGCCACCATTGTCAACGAGCTTGAGGTCCAGCATCCTGCTGCTAAGATTTTGGTTTTGGCTGGGAAGGCTCAGCAGGAGGAGATCGGTGACGGTGCCAATTTGACGATTTCCTTTGCCGGCGAGATCCTGCAGGGCGCTGAGGAACTTATTCGGATGGGTCTGCACCCGAGCGAGATCATCAGTGGATATACGAAAGCAATTAATAAG ACTATTGAAATATTGGATGAACTGGTCGAGAAGGGTTCGGAGACTATGGATGTCCGTGATAAGGAGCAAGTTATTTCTAGAATGAGAGCAGCTGTTGCTAGCAAGCAATATGGTCAGGAAGACACTATATGCTCGCTTGTTGCTGAT GCATGTATACAAGTGTGTCCCAAAAACCCTGCGAACTTTAATGTGGACAACGTCCGTGTTGCAAAGCTACTCGGAGGGGGCTTGCATAATAGTACTGTTGTTCGGGGAATGGTTTTGAAAAGTGATACTGTTGGGACCATAAAGCGAATCGAGAAGGCAAAG GTTGCTGTCTTTGCTGGTGGTGTTGATACATCTGCCACCGAAACCAAAGGAACTGTCCTCATACATACAGCAGAGCAG CTGGAAAATTATTCAAAAACTGAAGAGGCCAAAGTAGAGGAGCTCATTAAGGCGGTTGCAGAGTCTGGTGCTAAAGTGGTTGTCAGTGGAGGATCAGTAGGAGAGATGGCTTTGCATTTTTGTGAGCGATATAA GCTCATGGTTTTGAAAATCAGTTCTAAGTTTGAGCTACGTCGATTTTGCCGGACAACGGGTGCTGTTGCAATG TTAAAACTTGGGCAACCAAACCCAGATGATCTGGGATATGTTGATTCTGTTTCAGTTGAGGAAATTGGTGGTGTCAGG GTGACCATAGTGAAAAACGAAGAAGGTGGAAACTCTGTGGCCACTGTTGTTTTACGAGGAAGTACCGACAGTATTCTAGATGATCTCGAAAGAGCAGTTGATGATGGGGTGAACACTTACAAG GCCATGTGCAGGGATAGCCGAACTGTACCTGGAGCTGCAGCAACTGAAATTGAATTGGCTAAAAGGGTGAAGGAATTTTCTTTCAAGGAGACAGG TTTGGATCAGTACGCTATAGCAAAATTTGCTGAAAGTTTTGAAATGATTCCAAGAACTTTGTCTGAGAATGCTGGGCTAAATGCAATGGAGATCATATCTTCTCTGTATGCGGAACATGCCTCAGGAAATACCAAAGTTGGCATTGATCTGGAAGAGGGTGTTTGTAAGGATGTGTCAACCATGGGGGTTTGGGATCTACATGTGACTAA GTTCTTTGCTCTTAAATATGCTGCTGATGCTGCATGCACTGTACTACGGGTGGATCAG ATCATTATGGCAAAACCAGCTGGTGGACCAAGGAGAGAGCAACCTGCTGCCGGCATGGATGATGATTAA